Part of the Chthoniobacterales bacterium genome is shown below.
TTCTCGACAATGAGGTAGCTGAGCTGGTCATAACCAATCGTGCTCGGCGCGGAAAGAATGTGGCTGATGAAAACAATTCGACCGCGATCCGACGGAAAGATCTCTGATTGATACCGGTCGAAATAGACGAACTTGATTGGCGCGTCCTTCTGCCAGTTGGTGCCCCATTCGCGCAAATACTGGCGGCTGAGTTCCTGAAAAAGAAATCCACCGAGGAGCAGAAACTTCGGCGCGCGATCATAGACATAAGGTTCGATAACGTAGCTCTGCGGAGGCCGGTCGCTGGCGGTCGCAGTCGTCTCCTTAATTTCGCCGTTGCGAGAGTATTTGATTTTGATGGCATCGCCAACGTAGTGCTCGGTGCTGATGAGGTGGTTGATGGAAATTTTGCCGAAAACCGGGTGCGTATAATTTCCGTCGGGATCGATTTCCTGGTCATCCACGCTGAGGACCACATCGCCTTTTTGCAGTCCGGCTTGGGCGGCGGCGGTGTTTGCGTCGATGTTGCTCAGATAAATGCCGCCGGCGTCGGGTGGGAGTTTTAGAAAACGTCGCAACTGCGGATCGCGTGTCGGTTCAAATTGAATCCCTGCCCGTGGAAAACCGCGATACGGCGTGTCTGCGGCGGCTTTGAGAAAATGCTGGATGACCGGCAGCGAAATGGACTCAACGGTTTGCGAGCGAGGATCAAAACGCAGAAGGAGTCCGGCTAGTTTTCCATCATGCACGATGGGAACGGTGTAGCTGTTTTCGCGGTATTGCAGGGCGGCGGTGATTTTGAAAAGGAGATAGCCGTAATCCTCCAATGCATAACGCCCCACTTCACAGGAGGTGACGAGTCCGCTGGTGGCGACGAGAGTGCCGCTGTTTTCGAGTTGCCAGACATCGAGGCGGTCGCCAGTTTTTACCTGGCCCGCAATGGTCAGGCTGCTGAGAGGCTCAAGAAATTTGGGATCTTCGGGAGCGAGCAAGGCGAGATTTGCCTCGTAGTCCACGGCGAGAAGTTTGGCCGCGACCTTCTCACCAGAACCGGCTTTTTCGAGTTCAATGTAACTCTGGTTGGCGACCATCTCGGCGGTAACGAGAACTTTGTTTCCCGGGAGAATCGCTCCGAGAGCACGCTTGGAAGCGGCTGGTTTTTTTCCCCACGGACGAAAGAAATCGTAAGCCTGGGTGGTGCCATTGACGCGCACAACGGCGAGCGGGCTGCCGGTGGCGACGGGTTTTTCCTCGGCCAATGCGACGCTGATGAAACCGAGCACGAGTGAGAAGACTGCAACTCGAATGGAGAAAAAATGGCGTGTCATGTTAGCGAGCCGGAGGGTTGGCGAGGTTTTGCTCCTTCGCGACATTATAGCGGTCGAGAATGCGCTTCCTGGCGGCTTCGACGACGCTGCGTTCGAGGACAGCGGGACGTCCGCCGCCGAGAAATTGAATGATGTAGGTGTCGCGATTTTCGGCGAGAGCTGACGCGAGATCGTCGAGGACTTTGATGGGTTTCCCATTCACGCTGTCCACAATATCGCCTTGAAACTGCCCCAGATACGTGTTCACCGGATCGGGCAGGATGCTGCTCAAAACCACCAGATCGGGATGCGCAGTGTAAAGCTCCTCGGTGATGTAGAAGTTGTAATAATAACGCGTCCGCAAGTCATCAATGGCAACTGCCGCCATGAAGTCGCGATTGATCGGCTGGAAAAGCAGTCCGGCAAATAGCACGTAGCGTGGCGGTGTATCGTAGCTGTTCGCCTGCATCGAGTAGGGCCAGGCGGACTTGAGTTTGACCTTTGCGGTCACGGGCTGGCCGTTTCGGAGGAGTTGAAAAACAACGGTGTCTCCCTTGAATTTCCGCTCCACGATCTCGGTCATCTCGATGCGGTCGTTGTCCAGCTCGACAAATCCATCGCTGGCGATCGGCACATTATCGAGGCTGAGAAGAATGTCGCCCGGCTGCAAAATTCCGGCGCTGGAACCTGCCGCCGCGACACTCGTAACCACGATACCGCGGTCGTCGTCGGGGAGCTTGAGCGCGGCGCGCTGGGCAGGATTGACCAGTTTGAAATAGTTGATCGAGAGATCCACGTATTTGTCGTAGCGCCCGTCTTCAATGTCTTTCAGAAAGCGTTTAACGACCGGAGTTGGAATCATATAGGCGACGTTTTGCGCCTGGTCGCCGCTGTAGCCTTGGAAGGCGACTCCGACGACTTTTCCCCCTTGCATGACGGGTCCGCCGGAGTTTCCTGGGTTCACGGCCGCATCGATCTGGATGGCTAAATGCGAATCGATGCCAGAGTGCGTATAAGGTTGGAAGTCGATTCGGGAAACGATTCCGCGTGTGACGGACATCAGGTCGCCCCCGATGGGAAATCCATAGGCCGAGACGACGGTTTCGATCTCTGGAATGCCGCCCAAAGGCAGCGGCGAGCTGCCCTTGAAAAAGTCCGGATTTTCCACATCCAGCACGGCGAGATCGCAGTCGTGCGCGATGTATTTGACGTAGGCGACGTATTTCTTGGGATCTCCCTGGCGCTCGACGGTGAGGAAGCGATTGTTGCTGACAACGTGGGCGTTGGTGAGAATGCGGTTGCCTTCAATGACGAATCCCGCGCCGACTCCGCCGCCGACCGCACCCGGGTTCCATGGGACTTTGTAATCCACGTCCTGCTCGGTGCAGGTGATGCGGACGAGACTTTTACGAATTTCCTGTGCCTGCGAGACACCGGGTTGGGCGCGGGTCGTATGAAAAAAAAGAACGCCGAGAAGGAGCGGGATCAGTCGTGAGATCATGCAGATTTGCGCCAAACTATGGAGGCAGTCCCGCTGCCTGTAAATGGCTCTTCGCAGAAACAAAAAAGAACCGCAGCCCGTAAAGGCGGCGGTTCTTTAATGCGTAAATGATCGGCTACACTCGCGGTCCGCGACGGCCCATGACAAAGGAAATAATAAAGAGCACCAGGAAAATGACAAAGAGGATTTTGGCAAATCCCATGGCCGTTCCGGCAATGGTGGTGAAGCCCAGCAAGGCGGCGATGATTGCGATAATTAGAAATGTGATGGCCCAAGAGATCATGATTTTTCCTTTCGATAGGTGTTGTTGGTTTACAGAAAAGATTTCGCAAACCAGCAGGCCTCCGGGTGTATTTACTTGGGAAAAATTCCCCAGTGAGTCAGAAAAATCGGGCTGACGTGATTCGAACACGCGACCTCTTGAACCCCATTCAAGCGCACTACCAAGCTGTGCTACAGCCCGTTTATTTGGCAGAGTGCCAAGATTCTCGCAGAAAAAGAAAACTGCAAGCCGAATCCCAAGCCCTCGCGGCTATTTCAGGTGGAGTTCGTCGCGAGTGACGATTTTTTCCTCGCGAGTCGTGAGGTTTTTCACCTTCAAGAGCGGCCATTCGTCTCCGATAATAATGGCCACGGCGGCTCCGAGTTGCTCGGCGATCTGGAATTGTTTGCCGATCTTCGCGGGAGTCAGGGAGTAATCGACGCGGCGTCCGGCGTCGCGCAGTTGCTGGACGAGTTTTAGGGCGTCCGCCCGGCGTTCTTCGCTGGCGATGATGACGAATGTTTCCACCGGAGCGGCGGCCGCCAGCGCGGCGGACATTTTTTCGCGGGCTACTGGCGTATCGTCGATCAAGTTTCCGAGAACGACGTCGCCCATGGCGAAACCGATGGCGGCGAGGTTCGATTTGCCGTCGCTGATGAGGTTGAGAAGTCTGTCGTAACGACCGCCGCCGGCAAGGGCACGCTCGTTTTTGCCTTTATCGAAAACCTCAAAAACGACGCCTGTATAATAGGCGAGTCCTCGAACAATGGCATAATCGACCTCCACATAACGATCCAACTCGCGTGCTTTTAGATCGTCGAGGATCGGCGCAAGGTCGGCGCTTGGGGCTTTCGAGCGCATGAAGCCGAGCACTGTCTCGGCGGAAAAACCGAGCGGAGTTAGAAGCGATTCTGTTTTTTCCAGCGGCATGCGCTCGGCCTTGTCCACGATCTGGAAAAAAGCCGATTCGTCCTCGGGTTTGCCGCCGTTACTGGAGAAGAATTCTGCCCACGCGGTGCGGCTGCTCAGGCGCACGACGAAATCATTTTCGTCGAACCCGAAGGCACGCAATGAATCGACTGCGAGTGCGATCAATTCCGCGTCGGCGGCGGGCGATGTTTCTCCAAAGATGTCGGCGTTGAGTTGGTAAAACTCCCGTCCGCGTCCGCGCTGTTGCTTTTCGTAACGAAAAAACTGCGGCACGCAAAACCACTTGATCGGCTTGCGAAAATCCCGTTCCCGCGATGCCACCATACGGGCGACGGTCGGTGTCATTTCGGGTCGCAGCGAGACGTGACGCTGGCCTTTGTCCTCGAAGTTGAAAAGCTGGCCGACGATTTCGTTGCCGGATTTTTTTTGATACAATTCCAGCGGCTCGAGCACGGGGCCGTCGTATTCCACAAAGCCGTAGCGTTTCGCCACGGCGCGCCAAGTGTCGAGGATGTAGTTGCGCCGCGCGCATTCGGCTGGGTAGAAATCGCGGAAACCGGGAAGAAGTTGCATCGGAAAAGCTGAATGGTGAATACTAAAGGCGGTGTTGAGCGAGCTACAAATACGGGGATTTCGTTGTTTTGAAAGGGCGAGACTCCAGTTGGGGCCGGGCGCGACGTGCATCGTCGGGCCGAATGCGCAGGGCAAAACGTCGCTGCTCGAGGCGGCCTGCGTGCTGCTCCGGCTGCAATCGCCTCGCGCCTCGACGCTCGGGCAGGCGGTGCGTTTCGGCGAAGCGGGGTTTGCGCTGGAGGGCGTCTGGAATGAGGCGCGCTGCCAATATTATTATAGTGCGCGGCAGCGAAAACTGGTCCTCGATGCCGTCGAGCAGCGCCGGGCGAACGAGTATCTCGGGCTCGCGCGGGTGGTGTGGTTTGGCAATGACGACTTGGATTTAATTCGAGGTGGCGGCGAGGAGCGGCGGCGTTTTCTGGATTTTGCGATTGCACAGACGAAGCCAAGCCACCGGGCGCACTTGCGGAGTTATGAGAAGGCGTTGCGCTCGCGAAATTCACTCCTGAAATCCGGCGGCAGTCCGCGCGAGATTGCTGCTTACAATGGTCCCCTGCTCCAATCTGGCGAAGCCGTGCGGCTGGCGCGGCGTGAGTTTGTCGCGGCCCTCACGCCCTTGGTCGCCGCTGCCAATCGCGACATCGGCGGGGAAGGCCCGGAGTTGCAATCTACTTACAAGGATGGCGTAGGCAGCGGGGATTTCGCGGACGCTCTGGAAAAGTCTGCGGCACAGGAGAAACACCTCCATCAAACCGTCGTCGGCCCGCACCGCGACGATCTTGAACTCAGCTTTGACGGACGCGCCGCTGCTCATTTCGCATCGGAGGGTCAGCAGCGCACGGCCGCTCTCTCCCTCCGTCTTGGTCAGGCGAAAATCCTTCAGGCGGGACAGCCGCAGCCACCGCTTTTCCTGATCGACGATATTTTTGGCGAGCTCGATCTTGTTCGCCGCAATCGCCTCCTCCAGCACCTGCCAAAAGACGGTCAGCAGCTCATCACCACCACCCATCTCGACTGGGCAGGCGATTTCCCGGTCCATATCCTAAAAATCGGTGAAATCTGCTGAAGATTTGCATGGCAAAGGATTGATCAACAGCCTTTTGCATCAGTTTTTGGTTGACCAATCCGCCTCAAAAGCTACTGTCGGGGGCACTTTCCCTACTCAACCTTCCAAACGATGCTTCTAAAAAAATCCTTCTCACCTGTTTTTCTAGCATGGGCTTTGACTTTCGTAACTGCGATTTCATGCCTTCAGACAGCAGGTGCCGAGGAAGATGGAATTTCGGTTGGAAAACTGAGATTTGGCAGCCAGACCAATGACAAATGGCTGACCGTGGACCTGAAAAAAACCAACCGCATAGGCAGTCCGACGGTTAATACCGACAGCAGCCGCTCTTTTGGCTCCACTTATCGCACGGTCACTCGCTCAACTTCCTCCACGAGCTATTTCAACTCCTATTCGACTCAAACGAGTTTGCCCGCAGTCTATCCGCCCGCGTCCTCCATGGTATCCAACCGCAAGCTCGTTCAGGCGGCAGACATCGCGCTGGGCAGCGCCCACCTTCACTCCACAGGGAGTTGCTGGCGCTACGTGAAATCCGCCTTGCTCAAGGCTGAGGCGATCGACTCCTATCCCAAAACCGGCTACGCCAAGCAGGCCGGACTGGAACTCGTGCATGACTACGGCTTCGTGCGCACCACCATTTCCAACCCCTTTTCCGCTCCCGTCGGCTCAGTCCTCGTCTATGGCGGTTCTGGCGCCGGACATGTGGAAATCCGGACTCGCACCGGTTTTGTCAGTGACTTCGTATCGGCCAAACCTTCGGGTCGCCCGCTCATCGGCGTTTTCGTTAAACGCTAGTTTGCTTGTTCGGCCCGCAGTTTGCGCGCCGCTCCATTTGTGCGATGAATGGATAAGAAATGTCGCCCACCCTTTTAGAGTCAGTCGTCGCGATACTCTTGATCTGGGTCGCATGGCAATTGGGGAAAATCGTTTATCTCCGGCTCATCAGAAAGCCACCCCAGCCTCTCTCCCTTCCCGATAAAAAACATGGCCACCACCGTTAACTACACTCCGCAACTTCCCTTTCGTCTCGGGAAAATCCTCATCGTCTTCGTCATCGCGATCCTTCTTTTGATCGTCACCTTCAGTGCCTGGCGCAACATTCGCCCCGGCTACGTCGGCATCGTCTTCGACAAAATCAATCACAGCGTCACCACCTCGGCGCTCGATCCGGGTTGGGCTTTTATCAACCCATTGACGCAGGCCATTCAGGAATATCCCGTTACCATTCAGACCTATCAAATGGTGCAGACTTCCAACGAGGGCACCGTTTCTGGCGACGACTCGATCAAGGTCCAGAGCAACGAGGGCCAGCAGATCAACCTCGATGTCGTCATTCAATATCAGGTCGAGAAATCCAAGGCCAACCAGCTCTACACCGACTGGGGCGGCGCTCCCATTTCCGTCGTGGAAAACGGCGTCGTCCGCCAATACACCCGTTCTCAAGTGCCCGTCGTCGCGGCCCGTTACACCTGGGAGGAAATTACCTCCGGCAAGCGCGCGGAAATGATCGAGGAAATCATTCGCGGACTTCGCGAGGAATTTGACAAACGTCATCTCAACCTCGTTTCTTTTGGCATTCGCGAGGTGCATTTACCGCAGTCGCTACAGCGCGCCCTCGACATTAAAATTCAGGCGCAGCAAGCCGCCGAGCAGCAGAAATATATGCTCGCGCAATCCAAGGTGAAAGCCGAACAGGACGTCACCCAAGCCACAGGCCAGGCCAATGCGGTCAAGGCGCAGGCCGAGGGCGATGCCGCCGCCACGCTTACCAAAGCGCGTGCCCAGGCCGAGGCCAACGACCTTCTGGCTAAAAGCATCACGCCGCCGCTCATTCAATACGAGCAACTCCAGCGCTGGGATGGACGCCTCCCGCTTTTCACCGGCAACGGCGGCACTCCTCTGATCGACACTTCGGCATTGCTGAATGCGGCGAAAGAGTCCAAGCCGAATCCTTAGCTAGAGTCGTATCTAACTCGACTCACGCCTGCGCAAAATCTTGCGTGCTCTTCGCGCGTCCGGCGTTCTATCATCGGTCTCATGTTAGGAAACACTACCGCCCCGGACCCGGAATTTGACCGCTCGTTGCGGCCCCCGGCGTTTGCTGATTTTGGCGGTCAGTCCAAGGTCTGCGACCGTCTTGAACTCATGGTCGAGGCCGCGAAACAGCGTGGCGACGTGCTCGATCATATTCTTTTGAGCGGACCTCCCGGTCTTGGAAAAACCACGCTGGCTTACATTCTAGCGACCGCTATGGGCGGCAGCATCAAGAACACCAGCGGCCCGATGATCGAGAAGGCGGGCGACCTCGCCGGACTTCTAACCACGCTGGAGCGCGGCGACGTTC
Proteins encoded:
- the hisS gene encoding histidine--tRNA ligase, whose protein sequence is MQLLPGFRDFYPAECARRNYILDTWRAVAKRYGFVEYDGPVLEPLELYQKKSGNEIVGQLFNFEDKGQRHVSLRPEMTPTVARMVASRERDFRKPIKWFCVPQFFRYEKQQRGRGREFYQLNADIFGETSPAADAELIALAVDSLRAFGFDENDFVVRLSSRTAWAEFFSSNGGKPEDESAFFQIVDKAERMPLEKTESLLTPLGFSAETVLGFMRSKAPSADLAPILDDLKARELDRYVEVDYAIVRGLAYYTGVVFEVFDKGKNERALAGGGRYDRLLNLISDGKSNLAAIGFAMGDVVLGNLIDDTPVAREKMSAALAAAAPVETFVIIASEERRADALKLVQQLRDAGRRVDYSLTPAKIGKQFQIAEQLGAAVAIIIGDEWPLLKVKNLTTREEKIVTRDELHLK
- a CDS encoding PDZ domain-containing protein; this encodes MTRHFFSIRVAVFSLVLGFISVALAEEKPVATGSPLAVVRVNGTTQAYDFFRPWGKKPAASKRALGAILPGNKVLVTAEMVANQSYIELEKAGSGEKVAAKLLAVDYEANLALLAPEDPKFLEPLSSLTIAGQVKTGDRLDVWQLENSGTLVATSGLVTSCEVGRYALEDYGYLLFKITAALQYRENSYTVPIVHDGKLAGLLLRFDPRSQTVESISLPVIQHFLKAAADTPYRGFPRAGIQFEPTRDPQLRRFLKLPPDAGGIYLSNIDANTAAAQAGLQKGDVVLSVDDQEIDPDGNYTHPVFGKISINHLISTEHYVGDAIKIKYSRNGEIKETTATASDRPPQSYVIEPYVYDRAPKFLLLGGFLFQELSRQYLREWGTNWQKDAPIKFVYFDRYQSEIFPSDRGRIVFISHILSAPSTIGYDQLSYLIVEKVNDHVIKSIADLDEALKTPIDGFHKIEVSDDPKVLYVDAHTVEADTTALSKQYGIPLTSRLKE
- the recF gene encoding DNA replication and repair protein RecF (All proteins in this family for which functions are known are DNA-binding proteins that assist the filamentation of RecA onto DNA for the initiation of recombination or recombinational repair.), yielding MSELQIRGFRCFERARLQLGPGATCIVGPNAQGKTSLLEAACVLLRLQSPRASTLGQAVRFGEAGFALEGVWNEARCQYYYSARQRKLVLDAVEQRRANEYLGLARVVWFGNDDLDLIRGGGEERRRFLDFAIAQTKPSHRAHLRSYEKALRSRNSLLKSGGSPREIAAYNGPLLQSGEAVRLARREFVAALTPLVAAANRDIGGEGPELQSTYKDGVGSGDFADALEKSAAQEKHLHQTVVGPHRDDLELSFDGRAAAHFASEGQQRTAALSLRLGQAKILQAGQPQPPLFLIDDIFGELDLVRRNRLLQHLPKDGQQLITTTHLDWAGDFPVHILKIGEIC
- a CDS encoding DUF1328 domain-containing protein, with the protein product MISWAITFLIIAIIAALLGFTTIAGTAMGFAKILFVIFLVLFIISFVMGRRGPRV
- a CDS encoding trypsin-like peptidase domain-containing protein — translated: MISRLIPLLLGVLFFHTTRAQPGVSQAQEIRKSLVRITCTEQDVDYKVPWNPGAVGGGVGAGFVIEGNRILTNAHVVSNNRFLTVERQGDPKKYVAYVKYIAHDCDLAVLDVENPDFFKGSSPLPLGGIPEIETVVSAYGFPIGGDLMSVTRGIVSRIDFQPYTHSGIDSHLAIQIDAAVNPGNSGGPVMQGGKVVGVAFQGYSGDQAQNVAYMIPTPVVKRFLKDIEDGRYDKYVDLSINYFKLVNPAQRAALKLPDDDRGIVVTSVAAAGSSAGILQPGDILLSLDNVPIASDGFVELDNDRIEMTEIVERKFKGDTVVFQLLRNGQPVTAKVKLKSAWPYSMQANSYDTPPRYVLFAGLLFQPINRDFMAAVAIDDLRTRYYYNFYITEELYTAHPDLVVLSSILPDPVNTYLGQFQGDIVDSVNGKPIKVLDDLASALAENRDTYIIQFLGGGRPAVLERSVVEAARKRILDRYNVAKEQNLANPPAR
- a CDS encoding SPFH domain-containing protein, whose product is MATTVNYTPQLPFRLGKILIVFVIAILLLIVTFSAWRNIRPGYVGIVFDKINHSVTTSALDPGWAFINPLTQAIQEYPVTIQTYQMVQTSNEGTVSGDDSIKVQSNEGQQINLDVVIQYQVEKSKANQLYTDWGGAPISVVENGVVRQYTRSQVPVVAARYTWEEITSGKRAEMIEEIIRGLREEFDKRHLNLVSFGIREVHLPQSLQRALDIKIQAQQAAEQQKYMLAQSKVKAEQDVTQATGQANAVKAQAEGDAAATLTKARAQAEANDLLAKSITPPLIQYEQLQRWDGRLPLFTGNGGTPLIDTSALLNAAKESKPNP